TCATTCTTTGTCAGCTCTATCTTTTCACCCCTATAGGTCAATGTGTTATCATTGATATTCAATATGGCTTCATTGTGCTCTAAGAGATGGGTCTGCCCCGAAAAATCGTAGGTGCGTCTCAGCATTGCCTGTACTTTAGCCGTTAGCACATTTAAATCGAAGGGTTTTATAATAAAATCATCCCCACCCATGTTCATTGCCATTACAATATTCATATTATCCGACGTGGATGAAATAAAAATAATGGGCACCTTTGAAACCTTCCGAATCTCACTACACCAGTGATAACCGTTATAAAAAGGTAGAGAAATATCCATTAGTACAAGCTGTGGATCGTAAGAAACAAAAGCAGCAAGAACATCTTTAAAATCTGCAACCCATTGTGCCTGCCATCCCCAGGTTTCTAAATGATTTTTTATTGCCTTGGCAATGATGCCATCATCTTCAACGATTAATATCTTATGCATTCCTGATCCCCCTTTTCTCCATATCAATTGGTATCCATCTTTCCC
Above is a genomic segment from Alkaliphilus oremlandii OhILAs containing:
- a CDS encoding response regulator transcription factor, whose translation is MHKILIVEDDGIIAKAIKNHLETWGWQAQWVADFKDVLAAFVSYDPQLVLMDISLPFYNGYHWCSEIRKVSKVPIIFISSTSDNMNIVMAMNMGGDDFIIKPFDLNVLTAKVQAMLRRTYDFSGQTHLLEHNEAILNINDNTLTYRGEKIELTKNDYKILQLLMENKGMVVSRDTIMSRLWETDSFIDENTLTVNITRLRKKLEAVGLYNFITTKKGIGYMVG